A window of the Trichoderma asperellum chromosome 4, complete sequence genome harbors these coding sequences:
- the ALG11 gene encoding asparagine-linked glycosylation protein (BUSCO:EOG092D2GPJ~TransMembrane:3 (o26-55i189-210o216-234i)~CAZy:GT4) — MADKCSAEAATCSQPSSFWGLDSPSMALFATILVTSPLFLLFIAPLIGSGIGWLLRRKTDGRRIHLINLMDEEHRKYLHQHQDSDSTTTPDKLDAKGELQATQDWQGVVGFFHPFCNAGGGGERVLWAAIRATQDRWPRAKCFVYTGDHDVPKDAIINRVKNRFNIQLHAPTIQFLYLSKRNWVLASRWPVFTLLGQSLGSIVLAWDAFSLMVPDIFIDTMGYAFALSLSKFLFRSVPTGAYVHYPTISTDMLESLDPTSSVGSQGVNAGKGTGTRGTAKRIYWRLFAALYSWVGSSIDVVMTNSTWTQAHVKSLWGPYRREKDREHPIAVVYPPVAVSEFEHEVEVSAESEKQREPVLIYIAQFRPEKNHPLIIQSFADFIKTKTAAAEKARLILIGSVRDDSDSKRVYRLRLMVNELGIKDHVQFHINASWSEILEWSRKASVGVNGMWNEHFGIGVVEYQAAGLISVVHDSGGPKLDIVTEVDGEPTGFHASNAAEFAAGYEAALSLSDPLAMRLRARKSAKRFSEEVFEEQWLAQMGRLVALGKRK; from the exons ATGGCGGACAAGTGCTCGGCAGAGGCGGCGACATGCAGCCAGCCGTCGTCGTTTTGGGGGCTTGATTCCCCCTCAATGGCTCTTTTTGCGACGATTCTTGTTACTTCGCCGTTATTTTTACTCTTCATTGCTCCTCTGATTGGCTCTGGGATCGGATGGCTACTGCGGAGAAAGACAGATGGCCGGCGCATACACCTCATCAACTTGATGGACGAAGAGCACAGGAAATACCTACATCAACACCAGGACTCAGACAGCACGACGACTCCCGATAAACTGGACGCCAAAGGTGAACTCCAGGCCACTCAAGACTGGCAAGgtgttgttggtttcttCCACCCGTTCTG CAATGCTGGAGGTGGCGGAGAGCGCGTTTTATGGGCTGCTATTCGAGCGACACAGGATCGATGGCCAAGAGCCAAGTGCTTTGTGTATACCGGAGATCACGATGTTCCCAAAGATGCAATCATTAATAGAGTCAAG AATCGATTCAACATCCAACTCCACGCCCCGACGATCCAATTCCTCTATCTCTCCAAGAGAAACTGGGTTCTGGCCTCGAGATGGCCCGTCTTTACACTTTTGGGACAGTCTCTGGGCTCCATAGTCTTGGCCTGGGATGCCTTCTCCCTCATGGTGCCTGATATCTTCATTGATACCATGGGCTACGCATTTGCACTTAGTCTTTCAAAGTTCCTGTTCCGAAGTGTGCCTACCGGTGCCTATGTACACTATCCGACAATTTCTACCGATATGCTGGAATCTCTAGATCCCACATCTTCCGTGGGCTCTCAGGGAGTCAACGCTGGCAAGGGCACCGGAACCAGAGGAACTGCAAAGAGGATATACTGGCGACTTTTTGCGGCACTGTACTCTTGGGTTGGATCCTCCATCGATGTTGTCATGACGAATTCCACATGGACCCAAGCCCATGTGAAGAGCTTATGGGGCCCGTACCGCCGAGAAAAAGACCGAGAGCATCCCATCGCCGTCGTATACCCTCCGGTGGCTGTTAGCGAATTCGAACACGAGGTCGAGGTTTCCGCAGAGAGCGAAAAGCAACGAGAGCCGGTCCTCATATACATTGCGCAGTTCCGTCCCGAAAAGAACCATCCGCTTATTATCCAATCCTTTGCTGATTTCATCAAGACAAAGACTGCTGCCGCAGAAAAAGCACGCCTAATTCTAATTGGAAGCGTCCGTGATGATTCAGATTCTAAAAGGGTGTACAGACTGCGTCTGATGGTGAATGAGCTGGGTATCAAAGACCATGTTCAGTTCCACATCAATGCGTCTTGGTCAGAAATCCTTGAGTGGTCGAGAAAAGCGTCTGTGGGTGTTAACGGAATGTGGAATGAGCATTTTGGAATCGGCGTTGTGGAGTACCAAGCCGCCGGTCTGATATCCGTCGTTCATGACAGTGGCGGTCCTAAGCTGGACATTGTCACAGAAGTTGACGGCGAGCCAACAG GTTTCCATGCGTCGAATGCAGCCGAGTTTGCGGCAGGATACGAAGCAGCCCTTTCACTTTCCGACCCTCTTGCAATGCGCCTGCGTGCGAGGAAATCAGCAAAGAGATTTTCCGAGGAAGTGTTTGAAGAGCAGTGGCTGGCGCAGATGGGTCGGCTGGTGGCGCTTGGAAAGAGAAAGTAA
- a CDS encoding uncharacterized protein (TransMembrane:2 (o68-85i279-301o)) has translation MAFFSRSARGFAMPGSRASPTRLMQTAYNTSRSNPNSIPGRRSFHLSAVGDAVLWTADSITFIHHAGLPWYISIPLVAVGVNFSFRLPIQYYTRRLVVTRNRLTPLVTAWSSRHAMTVKHGQGEDAERLWRLRVAGLTERSRSRIYKSWGVQRWKSFAPFLSMAPFIIVSEALRRLCGAPTGWLSHSFGLVDIQAVSSALELSRRYLDESLVDGGCLWFTDLTAMDPYYALPVICSALLARTSWGRLSKDQLKALLSVSPPQVPQTPIMRIRTAVGRTLLLIPLFPILFADLPSAIFLYWASTFALNDVNEAILGKWLPKETQKLSKPTQKPLAALPYLRGTVDAKQQPDANR, from the coding sequence ATGGCGTTCTTCAGCAGATCGGCCAGGGGCTTTGCGATGCCCGGTAGCAGGGCCTCACCAACTCGTCTTATGCAAACGGCCTATAACACATCGCGAAGCAATCCCAATTCCATCCCGGGGCGGCGCAGCTTTCACCTCAGCGCTGTAGGAGATGCCGTATTATGGACAGCTGACAGCATCACCTTTATCCACCACGCCGGACTGCCCTGGTACATCTCCATCCCTCTCGTGGCCGTGGGCGTAAACTTCTCATTTCGACTCCCGATTCAGTATTACACACGGCGCCTTGTGGTCACCAGAAACAGACTGACTCCGCTGGTCACGGCCTGGAGTTCTCGACATGCCATGACAGTGAAGCACGGCCAGGGCGAGGATGCAGAGCGACTGTGGAGGCTGCGAGTTGCTGGTCTGACGGAGAGGTCTCGGTCAAGGATATATAAGAGCTGGGGTGTGCAAAGATGGAAGTCATTCGCTCCCTTCCTGAGCATGGCGCCCTTTATTATCGTGTCAGAAGCTCTACGACGACTCTGTGGCGCCCCCACAGGGTGGCTCAGTCATTCGTTCGGGTTGGTAGACATCCAGGCCGTTTCATCAGCTCTCGAGCTATCTCGCCGCTATCTCGACGAATCCCTGGTGGATGGCGGGTGCCTCTGGTTCACAGATCTCACTGCCATGGACCCTTATTATGCGCTTCCCGTCATCTGTTCGGCGCTGCTTGCGCGAACGTCGTGGGGTAGGCTGTCAAAGGACCAGCTCAAGGCTTTGCTGAGCGTCAGTCCTCCTCAGGTGCCACAAACTCCTATTATGAGAATTCGAACGGCGGTAGGCCGGACGCTTCTCTTGATACCTCTCTTCCCCATCCTCTTTGCCGACCTACCTAGCGCAATTTTCTTATACTGGGCATCAACATTTGCTCTCAACGATGTCAACGAGGCCATCCTCGGGAAATGGCTTCCAAAGGAGACGCAGAAACTATCCAAACCCACTCAGAAGCCACTGGCAGCCTTGCCATATTTACGAGGAACAGTAGATGCCAAACAACAACCAGATGCGAATAGATGA
- a CDS encoding uncharacterized protein (EggNog:ENOG41~TransMembrane:1 (i244-263o)): protein MAYDRLSSLEAGQGGAGYSDDPAFQDLQYELKNKLQSLLSNNRKLANDVNVLGTKKDTPRLRERVHNTMEKSREICKEIGDGVKKLQTWDDLTKQQKYEQTKVSSDFQTALQEFQGLQRRALEKERASVTAAREAQASEITGAGGEEQLQLQQQQQLSQLAPQDEVDFQEALIIEREEEIRNIEQGVGDLNVLFKQVAQIVTEQGQQLITISDTVENVHESTRGADVETRQAARYQKAARNKGCCLLLILAVILTIVLLAIFVG, encoded by the exons ATGGCGTATGATCGACTCTCCAGTCTCGAGGCCGGCCAGGGCGGCGCCGGCTACAGCGATGACCCTGCGTTCCAAGACCTCCAATACGAGCTGAAAAACAAGCTGCAGTCGTTGCTGAGCAATAACCGCAAGCTTGCCAACGATGTCAACGTCCTGGGGACGAAGAAGGATACCCCTCGCCTGCGGGAGCGGGTTCACAACACAATGGAGAAGTCTCGGGAAATCTGCAAGGAGATTGGCGATGGTGTGAAGAAACTACAGACATGGGATGATTTAACT AAACAACAAAAATACGAACAGACAAAGGTCTCGAGCGATTTTCAGACTGCGCTCCAAGAGTTCCAGGGCTTGCAAAGAAGGGCTCTGGAAAAGGAGCGCGCATCCGTTACTGCAGCTCGCGAAGCACAGGCATCCGAAATTACCGGCGCCGGGGGTGAAgaacagctgcagctgcaacagcaacaacagctgtCACAACTAGCCCCGCAAGATGAGGTAGATTTCCAAGAGGCCTTAATCATCgagcgagaagaggagattCGAAATATTGAGCAGGGAGTCGGCGACTTGAACGTGCTATTCAAGCAGGTGGCACAGATTGTTACCGAGcagggccagcagctcattACCATCTCCGACACCGTGGAGAATGTTCACGAAAGCACCCGCGGCGCCGATGTAGAGACTCGTCAAGCAGCTCGATACCAGAAGGCAGCTCGCAACAAAGGCTGTTGTTTGCTACTCATCTTGGCCGTCATTTTGACCATCGTTCTTCTAGCGATTTTTGTTGGCTAA